From the Neobacillus sp. PS3-34 genome, the window GACTTCAAGTGGTCTGTCGGGCTGCTGATCCTCGACGGTTTCCCAATATTCCTCCTTTGGATAGATGCTTTTTTCTTCGCTCCTATTAATGTGCGTCATTTCCGTTAAGATGCGGCCTTTAATAAACGTATAGGCATAGTTGAAGAAGTTTCCTTTCTCCGCTTTGAAATTTCCTTGCGCCTCCCAGAGCGCAATTAATCCTAACTGATAGAATTCATCCACATTTTTGTAAATATGCAGTGACCTTATGATTCTATGAACCATCGGCGTATACTGTTTGACTAAATCCTCAAAGCCTTCCACTTGCTGATCCCTTCAGGATAGCGCGCCTTCCAATGTATTCCCGGGTAGCTTTACCATACAGCCAGCAACG encodes:
- a CDS encoding sigma-70 family RNA polymerase sigma factor, with protein sequence MEGFEDLVKQYTPMVHRIIRSLHIYKNVDEFYQLGLIALWEAQGNFKAEKGNFFNYAYTFIKGRILTEMTHINRSEEKSIYPKEEYWETVEDQQPDRPLEVEIVLSYCKDLTEKERRWVLMTCIDGMSVREIAEKEGVSLSAVKQWRISAKNKIKGQLEKAD